Proteins from a single region of Sesamum indicum cultivar Zhongzhi No. 13 linkage group LG5, S_indicum_v1.0, whole genome shotgun sequence:
- the LOC105162812 gene encoding hypersensitive-induced response protein 2 produces the protein MGQTLGCIQVDQSTVAVKEHFGKFDEVLEPGCHCLPWCVGYQLAGSLSLRVQQLDVRCETKTKDNVFVTVVASIQYRALAGKASDAFYKLSNTKAQIQAYVFDVIRASVPRLDLDSTFEQKNDIAKAVESELEKAMSAYGFEIVQTLIVDIEPDAQVKRAMNEINAAARLRVAANEKAEAEKILQIKKAEGEAESKYLSGLGIARQRQAIVDGLRDSVLAFSESVPGTTAKDVMDMVLVTQYFDTMKEIGSSSKSSAVFIPHGPGAVKDIASQIREGLLQADSLIH, from the exons ATGGGTCAGACACTTGGTTGTATCCAAGTGGATCAGTCCACGGTTGCTGTGAAAGAACATTTTGGAAAGTTTGATGAAGTGCTTGAGCCTGGTTGCCATTGCCTGCCCTGGTGTGTTGGCTACCAATTGGCTGGTTCTTTGTCATTACGTGTGCAGCAGCTTGATGTCCGCTGTGAAACGAAAACTAAG GATAATGTGTTTGTCACTGTGGTTGCTTCGATCCAGTACCGAGCATTGGCTGGGAAAGCATCTGATGCATTTTATAAGCTATCAAACACAAAAGCACAGATCCAAGCATATGTTTTTGATG TCATAAGGGCAAGTGTACCAAGACTGGATTTGGATTCTACTTTTGAGCAGAAGAATGACATAGCCAAAGCTGTGGAGAGTGAACTTGAGAAG GCCATGTCTGCCTATGGGTTTGAAATAGTGCAGACTCTGATTGTTGACATAGAACCAGATGCTCAGGTCAAGAGAGCCATGAATGAGATAAATGCGG CTGCTCGGCTCAGGGTTGCTGCAAACGAGAAGGCCGAGGCAGAAAAGATCTTGCAGATCAAAAAAGCTGAAGGAGAAGCTGAATCCAAGTACTTATCTGGGCTTGGTATTGCTCGTCAGCGTCAGGCCATTGTAGATGGGCTAAGGGATAGCGTTCTCGCCTTCTCAGAAAGCGTGCCAGGAACAACAGCTAAGGATGTCATGGACATGGTTCTTGTTACCCAATACTTCGACACAATGAAGGAAATTGGCTCATCGTCTAAGTCCTCTGCCGTGTTTATCCCACATGGCCCTGGGGCCGTCAAGGACATCGCTTCACAGATCCGTGAGGGTCTTCTTCAGGCAGACAGTCTCATCCACTAG
- the LOC105162948 gene encoding uncharacterized protein LOC105162948, translating to MVEKKGLLQWPAKMHDTLAKKNSHKYCRFHKDKGHNTEDCYQLRDEIERLIRQGYLKHLIDRRAKAGDRSKSRSRERHQKDEAGKSIARDNAPTKGIIHTISGGPTNGDSMRARKKYVRESRFKYGEQMMHVEKQENIVFGDEDLSLDMLDQNDPMVIKMDIANYQVHKVLIDDGSSVDIIFSDVLRKMDLGNVKLRPVRTPLVGFGGSEVVPEGVIELPVSLGEEPRRKTCMVQFLVVDSPFAYNVVLGRP from the coding sequence ATGGTGGAGAAGAAGGGCCTCCTGCAGTGGCCAGCTAAGATGCATGATACACTTGCAAAGAAAAATTCTCACAAGTATTGCAGGTTCCATAAAGACAAAGGCCATAACACGGAGGACTGCTACCAGTTGAGGGACGAGATCGAAAGATTGATAAGACAAGGTTATCTAAAACACTTGATCGATAGGAGGGCTAAAGCAGGTGATCGCAGCAAGTCACGGAGCCGTGAGCGGCACCAAAAAGATGAGGCAGGAAAGAGCATAGCTCGGGATAATGCACCCACAAAGGGTATTATTCATACTATCTCGGGTGGACCGACGAATGGAGATTCGATGAGAGCGAGAAAGAAATATGTCAGGGAGAGCAGGTTCAAGTATGGAGAACAAATGATGCATGTAGAGAAGCAAGAAAATATCGTCTTTGGAGACGAAGATTTGAGTTTGGATATGCTCGATCAGAATGACCCCATGGTCATTAAGATGGACATTGCCAACTATCAGGTACATAAAGTGTTGATAGATGATGGTAGTTCcgttgatattattttcagTGATGTTCTCAGAAAAATGGACTTGGGGAATGTGAAGCTGAGGCCAGTTCGAACACCTTTGGTCGGGTTTGGAGGTAGTGAAGTCGTGCCTGAAGGTGTGATCGAGCTACCAGTTTCTTTGGGAGAAGAACCTAGAAGGAAGACGTGCATGGTTCAGTTTTTGGTGGTCGACAGCCCATTCGCATATAACGTGGTATTGGGACGACCATGA
- the LOC105162809 gene encoding esterase C25G4.2, with protein sequence MKGGDGAKMRIVCLHGFRTSGSFLRKQISKWNPSIFAHFDMDFPDGIFPAGGKSEIEGIFPPPYFEWFQFNKDFTEYTNLEECIAYLCEYITSKGPFDGLLGFSQGATLSALLLGYQAQGKILKEHPPFKLFVSISGSKFRDPSICEVAYKDPIRVKSVHFIGDKDWLKLPSEELATAFVNPLVIRHPQGHTVPRLDEDAVCKLSNWAMEIILSQRSTNAAPVDTVDETVKNDEEEEAAEPKEKCECEIAGNGIALQRREAEAVEAVNA encoded by the exons ATGAAGGGTGGGGATGGAGCAAAGATGAGGATAGTGTGCCTGCATGGATTCAGAACCAGTGGGAGTTTCCTCAGAAAGCAAATCAGCAAATGGAATCCTTCCATTTTTGCTCATTTTGATATG GATTTCCCAGATGGAATTTTTCCTGCTGGAGGAAAATCTGAGATTGAGGGCATATTTCCACCCCCTTACTTTGAGTGGTTCCAGTTCAACAAG GACTTCACAGAGTACACAAATTTGGAAGAATGCATAGCTTACTTGTGTGAGTACATCACAAGCAAAGGTCCATTTGATGGTTTGCTTGGTTTCTCTCAG GGAGCAACATTGTCGGCCCTTCTACTAGGTTATCAAGCACAG GGAAAGATATTGAAGGAGCATCCACCCTTCAAGCTGTTTGTATCTATATCAGGGTCGAAATTCAGGGACCCGAGCATATGTGAGGTTGCTTATAAAGACCCCATCAGGGTGAAATCTGTGCATTTCATTGGAGATAAAGACTGGCTGAAACTACCTTCTGAGGAGCTAGCCACAGCGTTTGTGAACCCTCTCGTCATACGGCACCCTCAGGGCCACACCGTGCCAAGGCTAG ATGAAGATGCTGTGTGCAAACTAAGCAACTGGGCTATGGAAATTATACTCTCACAGCGCAGCACAAATGCAGCTCCTGTCGATACGGTAGACGAAACCGTGAAgaatgatgaagaagaagaagcagcTGAGCCAAAGGAGAAATGTGAGTGTGAGATAGCAGGGAATGGCATTGCCCTGCAGAGAAGAGAAGCTGAAGCTGTAGAAGCAGTGAATGCCTAA
- the LOC105162811 gene encoding uncharacterized protein LOC105162811 yields MEGISPDRDSLESAAKKSSISSGGRVQDRKEFLHRFVDSEILKTSLLDWLEDLAEDSVRPTFDVPFEVVDLQKFDYALEGIPFQQLIRMPNSIYASTSSTVEATAYLALEDFLHASTNGLWEAFWGPENDRMPFYVSSLYDGNLRFYQAEQAISKGKLEGLCASAIMLKNPRHPQGKWDDIIELALLRPDIGNLASAEEDSKPPVSIMGEALFFALRVLIARSISRSNIPLSLNCVFVLLVDYQYGGVVKVEGDLNNLEFDLNNVYESAASWIKNHSRIAISPVCRIWNKLGNANWGDIGALQVLYATFQSIAQYAGTPRNTIEDLAADHSSRLQARRIERQLEDTRVNGNGLFRFQHHTATPEIVEVQEESIKLDSERSLKLEVGSVLLLEDSSWQKGYQIDEVLNDGEILFYVASPVEDRGKTVFLYVGSHPSQLEPAWEDMKLWYQVQRQTKVLSVMKQKGLSSKYLPELIASGRVVHPGNCRKPKRGDNCDHPWCGTPVLVTSPVGRTVADMVRAGQFGADEAIRCCHDCLSALSATASAGIRHGDIRPENVVCVKSAMGQPYYVLIGWGHAILEERDRPALNLHFSSTSALQEGKLCSASDAESLVYMLYFCSGGDLPVLDSVEGALQWRETSWSRRLIQQKLGDISAVLKAFADYVDSLCGTPYPVDYKIWLRRLKRQISEEDGGKEVDTSS; encoded by the exons ATGGAAG gtatATCCCCAGATCGGGATTCATTGGAGTCTGCAGCCAAAAAGTCCAGTATTTCATCTGGTGGTAGGGTTCAGGATAGGAAGGAGTTTCTCCATAGATTTGTGGACAGTGAAATCTTGAAAACTAGTCTTTTGGATTGGCTTGAGGATTTAGCTGAAGATAGTGTGAGGCCTACCTTTGATGTTCCTTTTGAGGTAGTGGATCTTCAGAAGTTTGATTATGCTCTAGAAGGAATTCCCTTTCAGCAACTAATCCGGATGCCTAATTCTATTTATGCATCAACATCCAGCACTGTGGAAGCAACAGCTTATCTTGCACTTGAGGACTTCCTGCACGCGAGTACGAATGGCTTGTGGGAAGCTTTCTGGGGGCCTGAAAATGATAGAATGCCTTTTTACGTTTCCTCTTTATATGATGGAAACTTGAGATTTTACCAAGCTGAACAGGCAATTTCTAAAGGTAAACTTGAGGGGCTTTGTGCCTCAGCTATAATGCTGAAGAACCCCAGACATCCACAAGGGAAGTGGGATGATATTATTGAATTGGCACTTCTGAGACCTGATATTGGAAATCTTGCTTCAGCTGAGGAAGACTCTAAGCCCCCAGTCTCTATTATGGGTGAAGCTTTATTCTTTGCTCTTCGTGTGTTGATTGCAAGAAGTATCAGCAGATCAAATATACCTCTCAGTTTGAATTGTGTTTTTGTACTTCTGGTTGATTATCAATATGGTGGTGTTGTTAAAGTTGAGGGTGATCTGAATAACTTGGAATTTGATCTAAATAATGTCTATGAATCTGCTGCTTCATGGATTAAGAATCATTCGCGAATCGCGATTTCGCCTGTTTGTAGGATCTGGAACAAGCTTGGAAATGCTAACTGGGGGGACATTGGGGCTTTACAAGTACTTTATGCTACATTTCAATCTATAGCACAATATGCTGGAACACCTAGGAACACTATTGAAGATTTAGCTGCTGACCACAGTTCCCGTCTTCAAGCAAGAAGGATTGAGAGGCAACTGGAGGATACAAGGGTGAATGGTAATGGTTTGTTCCGGTTCCAGCATCACACAGCGACACCTGAAATTGTAGAAGTACAGGAAGAATCCATTAAACTGGATTCTGAGAGGTCACTGAAGCTGGAGGTAGGATCAGTATTGTTGTTAGAGGATTCAAGCTGGCAAAAAGGGTATCAGATAGATGAAGTTCTGAATGACGGGGAGATTCTGTTCTATGTCGCATCCCCTGTTGAAGATCGGGGAAAGACTGTGTTTCTGTATGTTGGTTCACATCCTTCTCAGCTGGAGCCAGCTTGGGAAGATATGAAATTATGGTATCAAGTTCAGAGGCAAACTAAAGTACTGAGTGTCATGAAACAAAAAGGATTGTCCAGTAAGTATCTTCCTGAACTGATTGCATCCGGCCGGGTAGTTCATCCTGGTAATTGTCGGAAGCCAAAGAGAGGTGATAACTGTGACCACCCATGGTGTGGAACCCCTGTCCTAGTGACCAGCCCAGTTGGCAGGACTGTTGCTGACATGGTGAGAGCGGGCCAATTTGGTGCCGATGAGGCTATCAGGTGTTGCCACGATTGTTTGTCTGCTCTCTCTGCCACTGCTTCCGCTGGAATTCGGCATGGAGACATCAGGCCGGAAAATGTTGTCTGTGTGAAATCTGCAATGGGGCAGCCTTACTATGTTCTTATTGGCTGGGGACATGCTATTTTAGAAGAAAGGGACCGCCCAGCATTAAATCTTCATTTCTCTTCTACTTCTGCGCTCCAGGAGGGGAAGTTATGCTCTGCTTCTGATGCAGAAAGCCTAGTATATATGCTCTATTTTTGTTCTGGTGGGGACTTGCCTGTTTTGGATTCAGTTGAAGGAGCACTACAATGGCGAGAAACATCCTGGTCAAGGAGGCTAATACAGCAGAAGCTTGGTGACATCTCCGCCGTGCTGAAAGCCTTTGCGGATTATGTTGACAGCCTGTGTGGAACACCATATCCCGTTGACTACAAAATCTGGCTAAGAAGGTTGAAGAGACAAATTAGCGAAGAAGATGGTGGGAAAGAAGTTGACACGTCTAGTTGA
- the LOC105162807 gene encoding G2/mitotic-specific cyclin-1-like produces MWLPVVGSRGSSFLRSFVLSYWLMNRLQQLKTTRLQMPMEPIVVDGALPEKRAAVLTKKLQQPPNRYYRSCRAQGEKAGEKSMKKKAPTLTSTLTARSKAAYGLSNKPKVQIVVIDAADVNNHLAVVEYVDEIYKSVEAVLTRENSITGIAYKDNGVGAYE; encoded by the exons ATGTGGTTACCGGTGGTGGGGTCAAGGGGAAGCAGCTTCCTCAG gAGTTTTGTGCTCAGTTACTGGCTAATGAACAGGCTGCAGCAGCTGAAAACAACAAG GCTGCAAATGCCAATGGAGCCAATTGTGGTGGATGGAGCTCTGCCGGAAAAGAGAGCTGCCGTGCTCACAAAAAAGCTGCAGCAACCACCAAACCGATATTACAGAAGTTGCAGAGCTCAAGGAGAGAAGGCCGGAGAGAAGTCGATGAAGAAGAAAGCTCCAACTCTTACTTCAACTCTCACTGCTAGAAGCAAG GCTGCATACGGGCTAAGCAATAAACCAAAGGTGCAAATAGTGGTCATAGATGCTGCTGACGTGAATAATCACTTGGCTGTTGTTGAATATGTTGATGAGATCTACAAGTCAGTTGAG GCTGTTCTGACAAGAGAAAACAGCATCACGGGAATTGCTTACAAAGATAATGGCGTGGGAGCTTATGAATGA
- the LOC105162810 gene encoding proteasome subunit alpha type-3, whose translation MSSIGTGYDLSVTTFSPDGRVFQIEYAAKAVDNSGTVVAIKCKDGVVMGVEKLIASKMMLPGSNRRIHAVHRHSGMAVAGLAADGRQIVARAKSEATNYESVYGEPIPVKELAARVASYVHLCTLYWWLRPFGCGVILGGYDRDGPQLYMIEPSGISYRYFGAAIGKGRQAAKTEIEKLKLSEMTCRQGVIEVAKIIYGVHDEAKDKAFELEMSWVCDESNRQHQKVPDSLLEEAKEAAKAALEEMDAD comes from the exons ATGAGCAGCATAGGCACAGGGTACGATCTGTCAGTGACCACATTCTCGCCGGACGGTCGCGTATTCCAGATCGAGTATGCCGCAAAAGCCGTCGACAACAGCGGCACCGTCGTCGCCATCAAATGCAAGGACGGCGTCGTCATG GGAGTGGAGAAGTTGATTGCTTCGAAGATGATGTTGCCGGGGTCCAACCGAAGAATCCACGCCGTTCATCGTCATTCCGGCATG GCTGTTGCTGGACTAGCTGCAGATGGCAGGCAGATAGTGGCACGAGCAAAATCTGAAGCAACTAACTACGAGAG TGTGTATGGTGAACCCATTCCTGTAAAAGAACTCGCAGCACGTGTTGCGAGTTATGTGCATTTGTGCACTCTCTATTGGTGGCTCAG GCCTTTTGGTTGTGGAGTAATTCTGGGAGGTTATGATCGTGATGGGCCACAGCTCTACATGATTGAACCATCCGGCATATCCTAT AGATACTTTGGTGCTGCCATTGGAAAGGGAAGGCAGGCTGCTAAAAC agagattgaaaaattgaagCTTTCAGAAATGACCTGCCGACAAGGTGTTATTGAGGTGGCCAAGAT TATTTATGGGGTGCATGATGAGGCCAAGGACAAGGCATTTGAATTGGAAATGAGTTGGGTCTGCGATGAGTCAAACCGTCAGCATCAAAAG GTCCCAGACTCTCTGTTAGAGGAAGCCAAGGAGGCAGCTAAAGCTGCACTTGAAGAAATGGATGCAGATTAG